From a region of the Seleniivibrio woodruffii genome:
- the cas3f gene encoding type I-F CRISPR-associated helicase Cas3f, producing the protein MNILLISQCSKNAMTETRRIIDQFAERTGERTWSTPITKDGLDMLRKLLKKTARRNTAVACHWIRGKNRSELLWIVGDSSRFSENGSVPTNTTLRDILKSSDENNWNSLETISVLSCLAALFHDFGKSCADFQTKLISRKAERNIIRHEWISVVMFMAFIGGDDDRTWLTKLAEGDFDESWQKLINPNEKPFEKLPPLALAVCWLIVSHHRMPIPEEASPEVLKNIVAKWCRSHTEMEGKTDGYWKFDKCITSSAQWRKAAAKIAQRALKLPSHDIFDPFILFNARMVLMLSDHIYSSMPAAKTGSKDELYANTDSNNDLKQTLEEHLLGVEKQCRQILFTLPRADSMLPYISRNDILTRRNRIRKYSWQDKAFDTAYAVRHTAELGGFFGINMASTGCGKTIANARIMYALSDRKKGCRFTAALGLRSLTLQTGEEYRRLLGLSSDEMAVLAGGAATKELFALRNENAPSASEDELLPSCSFVNYDGGLNETPIGEWLRKTRGADKLVSAPVTVCTVDHIIPASEGTAGGRQLAPMLRLMTGDLILDEPDDYDISDLYAFSRLVWFAGLLGCRVLLSSATVTPSIAEGLFHAYRAGRQLYNKNRNVQHSHGIVCGWFDEYGSTAETDINQLNFAEKHREFAEKRAERLQKAEIRRNCRLLNLDSFSHKALAETISEKALELHKDNHTTDANGNRISIGLVRIANIKHLVALVKEFSALGGDFKICCYHSRFPMLMRSEIEKHLDAVLKRNGSKEIYDHDCIRIAIAGRPDIKDHIFIVFASPVAEVGRDHDYDWAIAEPSSMKSLIQLAGRIRRHRDGAWDKVNMLILNKNIRAYEKNSIAYTMPGFEADKFELKEHELSKILDAVQYETINSIPRIIEPSPMHMGENLCHLEHARLKAVMALEDQRKVIGINQFWKTEYYLSGYLQKEFPFRKSSHEQEFVYLWDENDEWADFHTIDAKTGKVAESMNIEQDKFETGKSFFIPLNYKDLLEELSEQFEMGMAESSLRFGRFTAGDTDMLFSPHLGIYSKLK; encoded by the coding sequence ATGAATATTCTGCTGATATCCCAATGCTCAAAGAATGCCATGACCGAAACCCGCCGCATAATCGACCAGTTTGCCGAGCGCACCGGAGAGCGGACATGGAGCACCCCGATCACAAAAGACGGGCTGGATATGCTTCGCAAACTGCTGAAAAAGACCGCACGAAGAAACACGGCGGTGGCCTGCCACTGGATACGGGGCAAAAACCGCTCGGAACTTCTATGGATAGTTGGAGACAGCAGCAGGTTCAGCGAAAACGGCTCTGTACCCACAAACACAACCCTGCGGGATATTCTGAAATCATCCGATGAAAACAACTGGAACTCACTGGAAACTATCAGCGTCCTCTCCTGCCTTGCCGCTCTTTTCCATGATTTCGGCAAGAGCTGCGCAGACTTTCAGACAAAACTCATAAGCAGAAAAGCTGAAAGAAATATAATCCGCCACGAATGGATATCGGTCGTTATGTTCATGGCGTTCATAGGCGGTGATGACGACCGGACATGGTTAACAAAACTGGCTGAGGGTGACTTTGACGAAAGCTGGCAAAAACTTATCAATCCGAACGAAAAGCCGTTCGAAAAACTTCCGCCTCTGGCTTTGGCAGTATGCTGGCTGATAGTTTCGCACCACAGGATGCCTATTCCGGAAGAAGCAAGTCCGGAGGTGCTGAAAAACATCGTGGCGAAATGGTGCAGAAGCCACACAGAGATGGAAGGTAAAACGGACGGATACTGGAAGTTTGATAAATGCATCACATCATCCGCTCAATGGCGGAAAGCGGCGGCAAAGATAGCCCAAAGGGCTTTGAAACTCCCCTCCCATGATATTTTCGACCCTTTCATACTCTTTAATGCCAGAATGGTGCTTATGCTGTCAGACCACATCTACTCATCCATGCCTGCGGCAAAGACCGGAAGTAAGGATGAGCTGTATGCCAACACAGACAGCAATAACGACCTGAAACAGACGCTGGAGGAACACCTGCTGGGAGTTGAAAAACAATGCCGCCAGATACTCTTCACCCTGCCCAGAGCGGACAGTATGCTTCCCTACATAAGCCGGAACGATATACTGACCCGCAGGAACAGAATCCGGAAATACAGCTGGCAGGACAAAGCATTCGATACTGCATACGCAGTGAGACACACGGCGGAACTGGGCGGCTTTTTCGGCATAAACATGGCCTCCACCGGATGCGGCAAGACCATCGCAAACGCACGGATAATGTACGCACTTTCGGACAGGAAAAAAGGATGCAGGTTCACAGCCGCTCTTGGGTTGCGCTCGCTGACACTGCAAACCGGAGAGGAATACCGCAGACTGCTCGGCCTCTCATCGGACGAGATGGCTGTTCTGGCAGGCGGAGCGGCAACAAAGGAGCTTTTCGCACTGCGCAATGAAAATGCGCCTTCGGCTTCCGAAGACGAGCTTCTGCCGTCCTGTTCATTCGTAAATTATGACGGCGGGCTGAACGAAACCCCTATAGGAGAATGGCTCCGGAAAACACGGGGTGCGGACAAACTGGTATCGGCACCTGTTACAGTCTGCACGGTGGATCACATAATCCCCGCATCAGAAGGTACGGCAGGCGGCAGACAGCTTGCGCCCATGCTCAGGCTTATGACCGGAGACCTTATCCTTGATGAGCCTGACGATTATGATATCTCCGACCTCTATGCATTCTCCAGACTGGTCTGGTTTGCCGGACTGCTTGGCTGTCGGGTGCTTCTCTCCTCAGCCACTGTGACCCCGTCCATTGCCGAGGGGCTTTTCCATGCATACAGGGCGGGCAGACAGCTCTACAACAAAAACAGAAACGTTCAGCACAGCCACGGAATCGTATGCGGGTGGTTTGATGAATACGGTTCCACTGCCGAAACGGACATAAATCAGCTTAACTTCGCAGAAAAGCACAGAGAATTTGCCGAAAAACGGGCGGAAAGACTGCAAAAAGCCGAAATAAGGCGCAACTGCCGACTACTGAACCTCGACAGCTTCTCACATAAAGCCCTTGCGGAAACAATTTCAGAAAAAGCCTTAGAACTGCACAAAGACAACCACACAACAGACGCAAACGGCAACCGCATCAGCATCGGGCTGGTGCGCATTGCAAATATTAAGCATCTTGTGGCACTGGTAAAAGAGTTCAGCGCACTCGGAGGCGATTTTAAAATCTGCTGCTACCACTCAAGATTTCCCATGCTGATGCGCTCGGAGATCGAAAAACATCTGGATGCTGTTCTGAAAAGGAACGGCAGCAAAGAAATATATGACCACGACTGCATCCGCATAGCCATTGCGGGCAGACCGGACATAAAAGATCATATTTTCATTGTGTTCGCCTCACCCGTTGCGGAGGTCGGCAGAGACCACGACTACGACTGGGCGATAGCCGAGCCATCATCCATGAAATCCCTGATACAGCTTGCGGGACGTATCCGCAGGCACAGGGACGGAGCATGGGATAAAGTGAATATGCTCATTCTGAACAAGAACATAAGGGCATATGAAAAAAACAGCATCGCATATACCATGCCGGGGTTTGAGGCAGACAAATTTGAGCTGAAAGAGCATGAGCTGAGTAAAATTCTGGACGCTGTTCAATATGAAACAATAAACTCCATCCCCAGAATAATCGAGCCTTCACCCATGCACATGGGAGAAAACCTGTGCCATCTGGAACATGCACGCCTTAAAGCGGTGATGGCTCTGGAAGATCAGAGAAAGGTTATCGGCATAAATCAGTTTTGGAAGACCGAATATTATCTGAGCGGGTATCTGCAAAAAGAATTTCCTTTCCGCAAGAGTTCCCATGAGCAGGAGTTTGTGTATCTCTGGGATGAAAACGATGAATGGGCAGATTTCCACACCATTGACGCAAAGACGGGAAAGGTTGCCGAATCTATGAACATTGAGCAGGATAAATTTGAAACAGGCAAAAGCTTTTTCATTCCGCTGAACTACAAGGATCTTCTGGAAGAGCTTTCAGAACAGTTTGAAATGGGTATGGCGGAAAGCTCTCTCAGGTTCGGTCGATTCACCGCCGGAGATACAGACATGTTGTTCAGCCCGCATCTGGGGATATACAGCAAACTGAAATAA
- the csy2 gene encoding type I-F CRISPR-associated protein Csy2, with protein sequence MHKIPDHLLVLPRMRVINVNCVSGPLTWGFPSVTAFCGFVHALSRKLGDQTVLDGVGIISHSFEPQAYQSGYEKKFSQTRNPLESDGSTAGIIEEGRAHVTVSLIIGVYGGKPDADETATLAETLRLAGGSILPVSGAKVISLDKFAEQDGKTYKKLARKLLPGFTLTDRSDLLMEHHKNMPEEKTLLDALFDLSAMKHGYIETEGSKGEWQTYREGSGWLVPIPVGYAGISPLYQPGEVANTRDKETPFRFAEAIYTLGQWKSPSKLKGLDELLWFYTSDAKNGIYACKHKKIYE encoded by the coding sequence ATGCATAAAATACCTGACCATCTCCTCGTTCTGCCCCGTATGCGGGTAATAAACGTTAACTGTGTTTCGGGCCCCCTCACATGGGGATTTCCATCCGTAACAGCATTCTGCGGGTTCGTTCACGCACTCAGCAGAAAGCTGGGCGATCAGACCGTTCTGGACGGAGTGGGTATAATAAGCCACTCGTTCGAACCGCAGGCCTACCAGTCGGGCTATGAAAAAAAGTTCAGCCAGACCAGAAACCCTCTGGAGAGTGACGGAAGCACCGCAGGAATCATTGAAGAAGGAAGAGCACACGTCACCGTCAGCCTTATAATAGGCGTTTACGGCGGGAAACCTGACGCAGACGAAACAGCGACTCTGGCCGAAACTCTTCGTCTTGCCGGAGGATCAATCCTGCCTGTTTCCGGAGCAAAAGTCATATCTCTGGACAAATTCGCCGAACAGGACGGAAAAACCTATAAAAAACTGGCAAGAAAGCTTCTGCCCGGCTTCACCCTGACCGACAGAAGCGACCTGCTGATGGAACACCACAAGAACATGCCGGAAGAAAAAACTCTTCTGGATGCCCTCTTCGACCTGTCCGCCATGAAACATGGCTACATCGAAACCGAAGGCAGCAAGGGCGAATGGCAGACATACCGTGAGGGTTCCGGATGGCTTGTGCCCATCCCTGTGGGCTATGCAGGAATCTCACCGCTCTATCAGCCCGGCGAGGTTGCAAACACAAGGGACAAAGAGACTCCGTTCCGGTTTGCCGAGGCGATTTACACCCTGGGCCAATGGAAAAGCCCATCCAAACTGAAAGGACTGGACGAACTGCTCTGGTTTTACACCTCAGATGCCAAAAACGGCATATACGCTTGCAAACATAAAAAAATCTACGAATAA
- a CDS encoding SH3 domain-containing protein, with protein MKKYIYSTVLSAFLAVNSASAEESLKPNIRGILAKSGIELADTTMPAQQETETSSDPIKWKDDSRLSKQPKAVEKASGEKKCYYVTSQVTNIRNNPSFLSERTGIYKKGSYICEENRIGEWIDTGKGWVNTKFLSDKMPEDVAKAEAKAVPADTETKTRMTEYNYDSPVVAQKSEPKSPKAVKAAKLSPKFITGAKVNIRSLASTEADVVGQYQRGERIDILETENGWGRTDIGWVNLDYVSDRSADAKAVPVVEKPKLIKYMYVSYKKANIRREPTKKSKLIGNYDAGDKVGIYEFNDDWAKTEKGWVNTANLKDVKCFTVASKTLKARKKPDAGSKVLKTYNRGDTVCEFDRKYGWVDTGKGWVAAEYLER; from the coding sequence ATGAAAAAATATATATATTCCACAGTACTTTCCGCATTTCTAGCCGTAAATTCAGCATCAGCAGAAGAGTCTTTAAAACCCAACATCAGAGGCATTCTTGCCAAATCGGGCATAGAACTGGCCGACACAACAATGCCCGCACAGCAGGAGACAGAAACCTCCTCAGACCCCATTAAATGGAAGGACGATTCACGCCTTTCCAAACAGCCTAAAGCAGTCGAAAAAGCCTCCGGCGAAAAGAAATGCTACTATGTCACCTCTCAGGTAACAAACATCAGAAACAATCCCTCTTTCCTCTCCGAAAGAACAGGAATATACAAAAAAGGCAGCTATATCTGCGAAGAAAACCGCATCGGCGAATGGATAGACACAGGCAAAGGCTGGGTGAACACAAAGTTCCTCTCCGACAAAATGCCTGAGGACGTGGCAAAGGCAGAAGCAAAAGCTGTTCCCGCCGACACCGAAACAAAGACCCGCATGACTGAATACAACTACGACAGCCCTGTAGTTGCACAGAAATCCGAACCGAAATCACCCAAAGCAGTTAAAGCGGCCAAATTATCACCTAAATTCATCACCGGCGCAAAGGTCAACATACGCTCTCTGGCATCAACAGAAGCAGACGTTGTTGGTCAGTATCAGAGGGGTGAAAGGATCGATATTCTGGAAACCGAGAACGGCTGGGGACGCACTGACATCGGCTGGGTAAATCTGGACTACGTTTCCGACAGATCGGCCGACGCAAAAGCTGTTCCTGTAGTTGAAAAACCGAAACTCATCAAATACATGTATGTTTCATACAAAAAAGCAAACATCAGAAGAGAGCCCACAAAAAAATCCAAACTCATCGGAAACTATGACGCAGGCGACAAGGTCGGCATCTACGAATTCAACGACGACTGGGCAAAGACCGAAAAAGGCTGGGTGAACACCGCCAACCTGAAAGACGTTAAATGCTTCACTGTGGCATCCAAAACCCTGAAAGCCCGCAAGAAGCCTGACGCCGGTTCAAAAGTTCTGAAAACCTATAACCGTGGCGACACCGTATGCGAGTTCGACCGCAAATACGGCTGGGTCGACACCGGCAAAGGCTGGGTAGCCGCCGAATACCTCGAACGTTGA
- a CDS encoding metal-sensing transcriptional repressor, giving the protein MRQCIDIPKVQTRLKKIEGQLRGISEMVEKDVPCEDILIQINAAKSALHKVGKMVLEGHLHHCVYDGIKHGDAEKTIDEFAKAVEHFSRMG; this is encoded by the coding sequence ATGAGACAGTGCATCGACATTCCCAAGGTTCAGACAAGACTGAAGAAGATCGAAGGCCAGCTCAGGGGGATTTCTGAGATGGTCGAAAAGGACGTGCCCTGCGAGGATATCCTCATCCAGATAAACGCCGCCAAAAGTGCCCTGCACAAGGTCGGCAAAATGGTTCTGGAAGGACACCTCCACCACTGCGTCTATGACGGAATCAAACACGGCGATGCGGAAAAGACCATAGACGAGTTCGCAAAGGCCGTGGAACATTTTTCAAGAATGGGATAG
- the cas1f gene encoding type I-F CRISPR-associated endonuclease Cas1f — protein MDYFKPSEMKTIMHSKRANMYYLEYCRILVNGGRVEFAAEAGRKINYYNIPIANTTVILLGNGTSITQAAVRDLAKAGVLIGFCGGGGVPLFSAMEQDTDIVWFCPQSEYRPTQYLQQWAGFWYDPARRLKAANIFQTARTAMIRKHWSKLAKDPENCFDHNDRQLEQVLDIFEKNIDVCADTENLLLEEARLTKNLYRLTAKAVEYGSFERAKRGEGGDSANRFLDHGNYLAYGLAATAAWVLGLPHGFSVLHGKTRRGGLVFDIADIVKDALIMPNAFISAMRGDTEQQFRQSCIDALVQAEALDTMIDTVKLASIEASRAEA, from the coding sequence ATGGACTACTTCAAGCCGTCAGAGATGAAAACCATAATGCACTCAAAGCGTGCAAACATGTATTATCTGGAATACTGCCGGATTCTGGTCAACGGCGGCAGAGTGGAATTTGCGGCGGAAGCCGGAAGAAAAATCAACTACTACAACATACCGATTGCGAACACAACCGTAATCCTCCTCGGCAACGGAACATCAATAACTCAGGCCGCAGTGCGTGACCTTGCGAAAGCCGGAGTGCTAATCGGTTTTTGCGGCGGCGGCGGAGTCCCGCTTTTCAGCGCAATGGAGCAGGACACTGACATCGTCTGGTTCTGTCCCCAGTCCGAATATCGCCCTACCCAATACCTTCAACAGTGGGCAGGCTTCTGGTATGACCCCGCAAGAAGGCTTAAGGCGGCCAATATTTTTCAGACCGCACGCACGGCGATGATAAGAAAACACTGGAGCAAGCTGGCAAAAGACCCTGAAAACTGTTTTGACCACAACGACAGACAGCTGGAGCAGGTGTTAGATATATTTGAAAAGAACATAGACGTTTGCGCTGACACAGAGAATCTTTTACTGGAAGAGGCTCGGCTCACAAAAAACCTGTATAGGCTGACCGCAAAAGCTGTTGAATACGGCAGTTTTGAACGAGCGAAACGGGGCGAAGGCGGCGACAGTGCCAACAGATTTCTGGATCACGGCAACTATCTTGCCTATGGACTTGCCGCCACAGCCGCATGGGTTCTGGGACTGCCCCACGGATTTTCAGTTCTCCACGGCAAAACCAGACGGGGCGGACTGGTTTTCGATATTGCCGACATCGTTAAAGATGCCCTGATAATGCCGAACGCATTCATCTCCGCCATGCGGGGCGACACGGAACAGCAGTTCCGCCAGAGCTGTATAGACGCTCTTGTTCAGGCGGAGGCTCTGGACACAATGATAGACACGGTTAAACTGGCCTCAATTGAAGCGTCAAGGGCGGAAGCATGA
- the csy1 gene encoding type I-F CRISPR-associated protein Csy1, which produces MPQKEDEVIRTLREFIEWFIGERLKPKLEEIEKQMKKESTPEALQKLEEKAEKLKDEYSREKWLASAAKRASQIKVATHIPKFTHSSAKASPVYYSDKPDTAYIGTHTLRDIQPDVSGNAAALDVFSFLRQEYEGKTILLHMEERTPEIIAALSDNKEEANEWIDGFLTVKEISSPSSHTLMKQVFFPLEDGTYHLLSPVFPSSMFHYVHEQVRTARYSEETKAAKEARKKGLPHESGYIEFPHTSVVAYGGTKPQNVSQLNSVRGGSNVLLPSLPPKWDSKKAAPIHNASAFTYQFRQRTYVKESLSQLNRLLWHENNNIDIRLEREELIRNIADELITIFYEMASLFESGWSKDPKCRLNSAEKLWLDPPSEEDTERFQLYKDGYWCREVAKSFAKWLNKEIYKIHKGKKEVGENEFREWKNIAEEVLKELIEEHSYA; this is translated from the coding sequence ATGCCCCAAAAAGAAGATGAAGTTATACGAACACTTCGGGAGTTCATCGAATGGTTCATCGGTGAACGACTGAAACCCAAGCTGGAAGAGATAGAAAAACAGATGAAAAAGGAAAGCACTCCAGAAGCCCTGCAAAAACTGGAGGAAAAGGCCGAGAAACTCAAGGATGAATACAGCAGGGAAAAATGGCTGGCTTCTGCGGCAAAGCGTGCCTCGCAGATAAAAGTTGCCACCCACATCCCGAAATTCACACATTCATCAGCGAAAGCATCTCCGGTCTATTATTCCGATAAACCGGATACAGCCTACATCGGCACACACACTCTGCGGGATATTCAGCCGGACGTATCAGGCAATGCCGCCGCCCTGGATGTCTTCTCCTTCCTCCGGCAGGAATACGAAGGCAAAACCATTCTGCTGCACATGGAAGAGCGAACGCCTGAAATTATCGCCGCACTGTCAGACAATAAAGAAGAGGCAAACGAGTGGATCGACGGTTTTCTGACCGTTAAAGAGATAAGTTCCCCATCATCTCACACGCTTATGAAACAGGTGTTCTTCCCACTTGAGGACGGCACATATCACCTGTTAAGCCCTGTTTTCCCCTCTTCTATGTTTCACTATGTTCATGAGCAGGTAAGAACAGCCCGCTATTCTGAGGAAACGAAAGCCGCAAAAGAGGCCAGAAAAAAAGGACTGCCTCACGAAAGCGGTTATATAGAATTTCCGCACACATCCGTTGTGGCATATGGCGGAACCAAACCGCAGAACGTCAGCCAGTTGAACAGTGTCCGTGGCGGTTCGAACGTTCTGCTGCCATCCCTGCCTCCAAAATGGGACAGCAAAAAGGCTGCGCCGATTCACAACGCATCCGCATTCACCTATCAGTTCAGGCAAAGAACCTACGTGAAAGAGTCACTTTCACAGCTGAACCGATTGCTTTGGCATGAAAATAACAACATCGACATCAGACTTGAAAGAGAGGAGCTTATCCGCAATATCGCAGACGAGCTGATCACTATATTTTATGAAATGGCATCCCTGTTTGAGTCCGGCTGGAGCAAAGACCCTAAATGTCGTCTGAACTCCGCAGAAAAACTGTGGCTGGATCCCCCGTCGGAAGAGGACACGGAAAGATTTCAGCTATACAAGGACGGATACTGGTGCAGGGAAGTCGCAAAGAGTTTTGCAAAGTGGCTGAACAAAGAAATATACAAAATACACAAAGGAAAAAAGGAAGTCGGAGAAAACGAGTTCAGGGAGTGGAAAAATATAGCGGAAGAAGTTCTGAAAGAGCTTATCGAGGAGCACAGCTATGCATAA
- a CDS encoding phosphate/phosphite/phosphonate ABC transporter substrate-binding protein has protein sequence MYFQRISASGHRKIITAAVLCIAAIFFSVSAEAEILKIGVIKNDHFFRDSDIQPFAQYIADKSGHFERPVIEQLDTPKDVAEALENGKIHMAFVSAYPAMLMHSAEGTKPDMLASLNKSLYIKSYIFVPKESRIKHITELKNKKIAFTSPYSTAGFYLPAGMLGKTIGKKSYEESFYGSSEEVYTAVYLKKADAGVTLCYNFQKRLQPLYKDTFRIIAETESIPGLFVYFGKSESAKRLPAAALKFSLPSGSQITSFSPVEFDWQALFRSIKKD, from the coding sequence ATGTATTTTCAAAGAATTTCTGCGTCTGGGCATCGCAAGATAATAACTGCGGCGGTGTTATGCATCGCCGCAATCTTTTTTTCAGTCTCAGCGGAAGCCGAGATCCTTAAAATAGGCGTTATCAAAAACGACCACTTTTTCAGGGATTCCGACATTCAGCCCTTTGCGCAATATATCGCCGACAAAAGCGGGCATTTCGAAAGACCCGTTATCGAACAGCTGGATACGCCGAAGGATGTTGCCGAAGCACTTGAAAACGGAAAGATCCATATGGCCTTCGTGTCCGCATATCCCGCCATGCTGATGCATTCGGCCGAAGGAACAAAGCCCGACATGCTGGCATCGCTGAACAAAAGCCTGTATATAAAATCATACATTTTCGTTCCCAAGGAATCCCGAATAAAGCACATCACGGAGCTTAAAAATAAAAAAATAGCCTTCACCTCGCCCTACTCCACAGCAGGCTTCTATCTGCCCGCCGGAATGCTGGGCAAAACCATAGGTAAAAAGTCATATGAAGAGTCGTTTTACGGCAGTTCCGAAGAGGTCTATACTGCGGTCTATCTGAAAAAAGCCGATGCGGGTGTCACCCTCTGCTATAACTTCCAGAAACGCCTTCAGCCGCTGTATAAAGATACCTTTCGCATAATCGCAGAGACAGAGAGCATCCCCGGCCTGTTCGTCTATTTCGGAAAAAGTGAATCCGCAAAACGGCTTCCTGCCGCAGCCCTAAAATTCTCCCTGCCCTCCGGCAGCCAGATAACTTCATTTTCCCCGGTGGAATTTGACTGGCAGGCACTGTTCAGAAGCATCAAAAAGGACTGA
- a CDS encoding heavy metal translocating P-type ATPase, translating into MQKIKEFFEDDEKRTILFLSLSALSLVLSFFEVADIRPDIAWVAIILCGLPIIKGAIIGLVTEFDIKADVLVSLALIASVIIGEIFAAGEIAFIMALGAMLEERTVAKARAGIEKLVHLTPRTARVLRNGEEMVVPAQEVQVGESLRVLAGETIAVDGVITSGQTSVDQSIMTGEALPVDKSAGDEVFSGTVNQFGAFDMQAVKVGEDSSIQRMIRLVESADAGKAKIVGMADRWATWIVVIALVSAAGTWLVTDEIIRAVTILVVFCPCALVLATPTAIMAGIGNATKYGILVREGDALERLAKVSKISFDKTGTLTYGKPDVRLVKSWRKDIDSKKLLTLAAAAEQRSEHPLGKAVVAFYKKESADALPEPQDFVLKPGRGVSAVVGSHAILAGNAEMMEENRIELPLELRSDAAECRGEGCTVIYVAADGLAAGFIALADSIRPDSRDVVRRLRKINIESILLTGDHLQAANHIAREAGINTVKFECLPEDKMAAIDKYQKENELVCMVGDGINDAPALKKAHVGIAMGGIGSDIAVDAADIALVGDEIKNIPHLVRLAKKTMNTINLNITLSLLLNFVAIILAMKGSLSPIMGALVHNVGSVAVIINSALLLKFRS; encoded by the coding sequence ATGCAGAAAATCAAAGAGTTTTTTGAGGACGACGAAAAGCGCACGATACTTTTCCTGTCGCTTTCCGCCCTCTCCCTTGTTCTCAGTTTTTTCGAGGTGGCGGACATCCGCCCCGACATCGCATGGGTGGCAATAATCCTGTGCGGTCTGCCCATAATCAAAGGAGCCATCATCGGGCTGGTGACTGAATTTGATATCAAGGCGGATGTTCTTGTGTCCCTCGCACTGATCGCATCGGTAATAATAGGCGAAATATTCGCCGCCGGAGAGATAGCCTTCATCATGGCTCTGGGCGCAATGCTTGAGGAGCGCACGGTGGCAAAGGCCAGAGCGGGCATTGAAAAGCTTGTGCACCTGACACCCCGTACAGCCAGAGTGCTGAGAAACGGCGAAGAGATGGTCGTTCCCGCACAGGAAGTTCAGGTCGGCGAAAGCCTTCGGGTTCTGGCGGGCGAGACCATAGCTGTTGACGGAGTCATAACTTCCGGGCAGACCTCGGTCGATCAGTCCATTATGACCGGAGAAGCTCTTCCTGTGGATAAATCCGCAGGGGATGAGGTTTTCAGCGGCACCGTTAACCAGTTCGGAGCGTTCGACATGCAGGCTGTGAAGGTCGGCGAGGACAGCTCAATTCAGAGAATGATAAGACTGGTGGAATCTGCAGACGCAGGCAAGGCAAAGATCGTTGGTATGGCAGACAGATGGGCGACATGGATTGTGGTCATAGCCCTGGTCTCTGCCGCAGGCACATGGCTTGTCACAGACGAAATCATCCGTGCGGTCACCATTCTTGTTGTTTTCTGCCCCTGTGCGCTGGTTCTTGCCACCCCCACAGCCATAATGGCAGGTATAGGCAACGCAACCAAATACGGCATCCTTGTCCGTGAGGGCGACGCTCTGGAACGACTTGCCAAGGTATCAAAAATATCTTTCGACAAGACAGGGACCCTTACATACGGCAAACCCGATGTCAGACTGGTTAAAAGCTGGCGAAAGGATATTGACAGCAAAAAACTGCTCACTCTGGCCGCAGCCGCAGAGCAAAGATCTGAACACCCTCTGGGCAAGGCAGTTGTGGCGTTCTATAAAAAGGAATCAGCAGACGCACTGCCCGAACCTCAGGATTTTGTTCTGAAACCAGGCAGAGGGGTCAGCGCAGTTGTCGGCAGTCATGCAATTCTGGCGGGCAACGCAGAGATGATGGAGGAGAACAGAATAGAACTCCCCCTTGAGCTTCGCTCGGATGCCGCAGAGTGCAGAGGCGAAGGGTGCACGGTGATCTATGTTGCGGCTGACGGACTGGCGGCAGGATTCATCGCACTTGCTGACAGCATCAGGCCGGACAGCAGAGACGTCGTACGCAGACTTCGCAAGATAAACATCGAGAGCATTCTTCTCACAGGAGACCACCTTCAGGCGGCTAACCACATCGCCAGAGAGGCGGGAATAAATACAGTAAAATTCGAATGCCTGCCCGAAGACAAAATGGCGGCAATCGATAAATACCAGAAAGAGAACGAACTTGTGTGCATGGTCGGGGACGGTATCAACGATGCACCCGCCCTTAAAAAAGCCCATGTGGGCATAGCCATGGGCGGCATCGGAAGCGACATTGCTGTGGATGCGGCTGACATCGCTCTGGTGGGTGACGAGATAAAGAACATACCCCATCTGGTGCGTCTGGCAAAAAAGACAATGAACACCATAAACCTGAATATCACTCTGTCGCTGCTTCTGAACTTTGTAGCCATCATTCTGGCTATGAAGGGCAGCCTCAGCCCCATAATGGGTGCTCTGGTGCACAACGTCGGGTCTGTTGCGGTCATCATAAATTCCGCTCTTCTTCTTAAGTTCAGGTCGTGA